DNA from Toxoplasma gondii ME49 chromosome X, whole genome shotgun sequence:
AGAGTCTTGTGGTTCTGTAACTGCATAAGAGCACAGCGATCTTCTGCCACTATTTCTCTAGTGTGCACTGTCGACAACAAACACAGGTGCACGCTTTGCCGCGTACTTTCTCACGACTCGTCGATTTTATCCAGAGCACACGCACAACAAAGCAAGCACGCTTCCGCTTCAGGGGCGCTAGAGGTTTCGTGGCATTTCTGCATTCTCTAGTGTCTTCTGCCGCGGCATTCCACCCTGAACTCATCGAATTCTTGCTTCTGTTCCACGTAAAAACGCCGAGAGACGTGTGGGGCAATCACAGCCAGTTTGCTACGGCCGGCAACCCGAGAACAGGGGCAGACAATTCCTTCGAACAAGTATGTGAAGAAGGTAAAGGAGAATGCCTCTAGGAATATCCGTGCCTCGGAATCCCCAGAATGAAGAAACGAGTCATTGTGGTCGGTCAGAAGTGGTCGTTTTTTCCATGCGGCTGTTCCAATGTAGTCGGAAGGCGCAGGTGACCTGCAGAAACGAAATGTTCTGTCCTAGTGCGTAAGCTGAAGTGCGACTTACAGCACTGCCGCTGTTTGAAGCGTTTTACTTTCTCTATCCCTTTCTCGGGTTGAACAATATTCGGGAAGGCTTGAGACAACAGTCGATCTTGCGTTACTGCTCTAGTTTCCGCACCGCACGAATGCTAACGCACGTCAGCGTTGAGATCCGATCCTTCGTGTAAAAGCACCTCAACACGGTCCCAGGTTCTATTTGCTTAGCATGGAGTTAAGCAGCCGCTGCTCGCGGCGGCACTTCTGAAGACAGAACTATGCGACGAAGTGGAAAAGACGCACGCACGGCTGCGAGGCTTCTGATACAGACTCCCGAACGTCTTCTTGCGTGAGGGATCTCCGTACGGCCACGGCAgcctttgtctctgcagacgagTTTCGATCTCTTAGGCTGCTAAAAGAGAACGATTCCTTGGTCCACCACTGTGGTTTAGGGTTTAGATTGCACAAATCCCTAAGTTTgtcaaagaaaaacaacgaaGCTCGTCTTGTTCGCCGCTCGTTGGTTTCGTCTGTCACGCCGGGGCGCAACTTTGCAATGCAATTTTCAGAGTATAACACATATCTTCCTAGGAGTCCTGACAGCAAACAGACACCAGTACTAACGTGACAACCCCTGGCGTACGCCCAAGCGCCTCTCGAATTTTTTGATGCCGTCCTCTGTTCCGGTCTCCACATGAGAGTGGCACCAACTTCCCGTCTGTGAGCACAGAGAACCCCGAGTCTCCAACATGTCTGAGCAGATGTtgttgcgcatgcacagacaagGGAACGAGATTGTTCGAACCCGGTAAAAAACCCACCCTTGTTACTGCAGGTGTTCTCAAGTTTCATTCCCTGGGTACTTCTGATGAGTGAACTGTGATATACTTATTGTACAAGCATTCAGCTAGTTTTTCGGGGACGCTCACTATTAAACACGTGGAAGATCAGTATCTTTATCTTCTTAGCAGCTGTTTTGGGGTTCGGGACTCCATCTACTCTGCAAAACATGGACCCAGGAGACATCGGCGGTGTTGCGAACTGGCTCATGTAGGGAGAATGTACCGCGAGATCCTGTGCTAGCTTGAATATTGAAAGTGTTTTCTAGAATCCAACTTCTGAAAAAAAGTCGACCGGTATTTCGAGGATTGTGGAACTCCGAACGACATGAGGCCGTTGAACACGCGGCTTCGGTACTGCGTACCCCTGCGTGTTTCGACCCTGAAAAGTAATGGCGCCCGACAAACGGCGAACTAAGACAGCTCTGGAAGcaaggaagaacgcgaaaaacgaaaggcaTTTCCAGAGTCGTGCTTTCTATTTCCCGGGCTAGGTCTATATACGGCGAGAAATCGTACGTACTAGCTGACCAACGACGCTCCTGACGGCAACGCAGTCACAAGTTAGCTTATTCGCAAGCGTCTGCACGTTTGTATGCTTTTATACTATCTACAAGCATAAACGCCCGTGTTTTCGAATGTATAATTAAAAAGTATTTGTATACATGAACAGACTTACTGAAACACAGAGGATCTGGGGTTTCGCTGTAGACGACGTCGGCGTTCGGCTCTCCACTCGGAAGACCAACACCTCCAACTTCTTATTTAATGCTCTCCTCGTTGCAAGCCAGGTGAAGACTGTTTTTTCATAAACCCAAAAGAACTGTAGAAGCATCTGAGGAGAGACGCCCTATGTACTCATCGATGCCCTGGGTTCCCTGATCGTGTCTTCTCCCGCCCGGCGATAGGTTTTTGACGTCgtgtttctcgtctcttccccgCGTCTGTGGTTCTTCTGCGCTGAGGGGTCTCTATACAAAAACGACGAGATGCGAAGCGGCTTGGCATTCAATCCCGCTACTTATTTTTATATTTGCTTTTCATTTTCCTCTCCCCATTTCCGCCCGATCCCCATTGACATTTCGGTCGACGCACTCGTGCCACTGGCTGCCGAGACGGCGACGACCTCGGTTGTTCGTGTTTCTTGTTTTGTTTTCTGCGAGTCTGCTTGGCTTGTTTTCCTTTGGCCAGTTGGCTGTCTTGTGCGGAACGATACTCCTCCATTTGAAGAGTTTTCCTCGCGggcctctgttttttcgcgagCGGCGCAGTCGCGCACACCGTGCAAGAAGCCCGACAGCCAGTTCTCCATTCGACACAGTTTTTGGGTTTTGTGGAGACTTTCTTCGGTTCAAGAGGcctcttttctgtgcatTCGCTTCCACTCTCCGTTCTCCTTGACCGACCCGCCTATCGAGCagagccacaaggaaaacgcAATCCACTCTTGTCATGCAACTCTGTCTGCCGCCGGCTCCTCCGGGAGCGCGGCGGCTCTGTCGGCTGCCAATTCAtctcgcctgcgcctcgAAGTTCTGCGGTCCTTTCgaccttctctttctcctgttttttctgctttcgaCCTGCGGGGGTCGTGGCGTTtttgcgcctctctctgcacggGGCGACGGACTGGAGCCCCGAGGCGTCGCTTCCGTCCCGGCCACGGACTCTTCTCGACGCGCCGAAGCCATTCCGCAAACTCGCCGGGAGCTGACGCagccttcgtcctcttcttcagatAAGTCGCGAGTCAACGAAAGCTCCGAATTCCCCGACAGGCTGCCTGCGAACGCGCCGCTCGCGGACGAAATTGAGGTTCCCGCGGAGTGGCTCGCGCTTCTCAGTCGAGAGCCAGCAGGCGTATCCTTCCCTTCCACTTCTGCTCCCCCAGCCATCCCGAaatggaaggagagaagtgatcttcttcctccaggACGCCTGGCGAAATCCGGAGAGTCGGTCGCGGCCCAGAGGCCCCTGGCCTCTCATGTGGCTGCGCCCGGCTCTCGGCTGTCTAGACACTCCAGAGGTGGGCAGCCGCAGGACGCGGCCGACGTCCGGCAGcagccttcttcccctctttccttcgGAGCACAGCAGGCGCCCGGCGGCCGAGCAGACGCGCAACGgggcggcgagagacagccggAGGATGTGTCATCGGAGCAAGGATCAGGACGAGGAGAACCACGAGATGCAGCCGTGCATGCGAATTGGCACTCTTCGTCTCAGGCGGAACCGGAGGACGAAGGACTCTTTCAGTCAGGAGCTGCTTCGGAGGTCCCTCGTGGAGGGTCGCTCCCGGAGGAGGTCTTCCACTCTGCGCCTCGACATGGTCAAGCACCTGGCAAGGACGGCGGCGaaagtgtctctgtcgcacgAGCTGTGGGGTCTCCAGCATCGCAGTTTCAAGCCAATGCGCCGTACGTCACCGTTGCCTCGCAAGAGTCTcgcggaggagacgctgtAGTCTCCGAAGGAGGACTAAGCGCAGCTCCGCCGGACGAGCCCCAGAGAGGGTCGCTAGGTCGAGTCCTCCAACGCCTGTCTCCGAGGACCAGCAACGCCCCCGCGCATCCTGAGGTTGTCGAGCTGGCGCCCCGGCTCGAGAAGGACTCTCTCGCTCAACGTGGAAAGGCGGAATCGTCGGAGTTTgccgacggagacaaggaaggacGAAGCAGTGCCCGAgactcctctctcctctctcttttcaggCCCACCGGGATTCTTGAGTCTCTGCTGCCTGACGACTTTGCGCGAGACGTGAGGGCATCAGTGCTGCGGAAAACTGGACAAGTGCAGGAGGAGTATCTGCGCCCAGGGTGGAGGTCGGTAGCCCTCGCACTGAATTCGCTGTTCTCTCGGGAACCCAGCGCGGCGCGAGACACAGCTCTAGGCAGCTCAGAGACGTACGGGGGACCGGAGCTTTCGGACTCTCCTGCCGACGATCGCGACTTGGAGAGGAGGGGAAAACAGCAGGCAGGAGTCGGCGCCCGAGTGTTCGCGAATCTCGGACTCCGTGAAGAATTTATTTCCGTGCTGCGCGCGGTTCAACAAGTCAAGGAGTCCCTAGGCCTCGACGAGTCTCAGAGTGTGTCGCCGCCACCCTCGCCCTctcagagaggaaaaaagaaagttCTGCCGCCGTACCAAGTCCAGGTATGACTGTCTGAGCAGAGGCCACCACAGGTGACGgcacaggagaagagaaggggggTGTATGTCCACTGGGACCGCCTCTCGCAGACCGGAAGAAGTATTTGCAGTTTAGGCCAGGAGAGCGGTTGTCCaaacgagaaggcgaggaagacactGCGTGGtgggcgagaggagagacgagaccaCGAGACAtaggagggaagaaaggggagagagcgagaggagaggaaggtgaagagaaacgagaaggagagaggataGGTAAGAGAGAAGATACAGGAAAAAGAtaagagcggagagaggagaggggcGAGAAAAGTTGGAGAACAAGGGGGAGACAcggaggcagaaagagaaccgGGAGCCATAAAAGGAAATGGAGGATACGGGGAGCGACGTTTGCTGCCACAGTTGACACggacaggcgagaaggaagtccAAGGTGACACAGGAGACTTTCAGATGGGTCTCTCACGTTGTGGTCTCAGGTTCGCAAGAAAATGGTGACAGTGAGCGAGTGGTACGTACGTTCTCTCGGCGCGACAATGAATGGCCGCCGCACGGACGACGAAGATGTAAGTAAAGTTTTAGTTGACGGAAAGGCGCACGCCGACTCGTTTTCGAGTCCGAAAGGTGTCAAGTTTTGAGTCGAGGAGGCGGGGGTGAACTCTCCACTGGAGAGGAACGCAAACCGCTGCTTGCCTGCAGAAAGCGAGTgacgcgcatgcgtctgcttctctgttctgcgACTTCTTTCTGTGTGGAGAAAAGCGTAGAAGGGCGGGCaggaggggaaagaagaccgGGACGTTTCGTTGTCGGAAGTGGAGGCGCGAACCGGTAGACAGCGCTGGAGTCATCGGAGCGTGATGGATCAAGCGAAGAGTCGTTCGAGCGACGACCcatctgtgttttctttggTCTGACAAATCCTTCCACGTTTCTCCTGAACTCCGGTGTCTGCTCTAAGCGGGGAGAACAGCGGTGTctccgaggaagacggaagCGTTTGCGGAGCCTCTCCCGTTCCAGCTCGAGAGAGgctcgtctttcctcgccttgaGTGTGAAGGAGGTTGGCccgcttcctgtctcgcgcgctttctcgtctcgggCGATTCTGTCACCAACCGCTTTTTGCTCGAAGGCTCTCTCTGGGTCGCGGTGAAGGGGGGGCCTTGAGTTCTGGACCGCGGGTCCGttgtgcagagacagcggtcGTGAGCTGTGGCAGCTTCAGAGTGTGGGTCAGCTGTGGTATCGTTTGCTTTCCTCTTGTCGTTTGAATGCGctcggcgtcttctctgtcctctccctGCGCATGCCTCGAGACAGGCTCTGCTGGTTcactcgcctctcgctgGGTTCCCCGACGCGAGGCTCGTCGGACTTTTCGACGGTCACGCTGGCTACGAAGTCTCCCGCTTCTgcgcgacgcatgcatccagTTTCCTAGGTGAGCAGACGGTGGATCTCGATTCGGCGAAAGGCGTGGACTTCAGATTTCAGGCAGAGCAGTGGacggcaggagagacagagcgatTCGAGAAAGGAGGTGAATTCGAATGTCGTCAACGGCGACGCACGGATTGGAAAGGTAGCGCAACAAACAAGGACGAAGGGAGTTTGCGCTTGAAAGCAGTGACCACAACAAATGCAAAGAAAGTGGAGtcaagaaacgaaaggcaCAAGAACGGAACGGGTCAAGCACACCAAGAGATCCCAGACTGGGCGCGTCGTATATACACCCAGGTTTTTCTACTGCTGCTCTGAAAGCCGCGCTACCGCACAGGAGCGTGGAACCAGCAACCGAGACTCAAGGATCAAATCAGTGAAAAGAAAAGATAAGGAAGTTTTAAGAATCACAGTCCGCAGAGTGTCGCCACTGTGAATCCGAGACTGGTCTCTTCTGCCGCTCTCCTGAGAGACTCGCGTCGAACTGTGACCCCGGGTGTCGAGCAATGCTTCAGACGTGGACAACACCACCTGGAAAtggcgcatgcatctgcttTGTGCGTCGCCACCCGGACTTCAGCCTGGACTTCAGGAGAGGTTTCAACAGGAAATGGAGCTGCTAAACGCAGACTGAACAACATCTGCTGCTCAGTGACCAGGCTCACGAAAATGTCCGTACGTAGATGTAGACAGATACACGTTTGTGTCCAAATAGCTGTctgaacgcatgcatgcatatacgcataGCTGTGTCTGTACGTGGTCCCGTTTATCTGTGTTC
Protein-coding regions in this window:
- a CDS encoding protein phosphatase 2C domain-containing protein (encoded by transcript TGME49_237500): MQLCLPPAPPGARRLCRLPIHLACASKFCGPFDLLFLLFFLLSTCGGRGVFAPLSARGDGLEPRGVASVPATDSSRRAEAIPQTRRELTQPSSSSSDKSRVNESSEFPDRLPANAPLADEIEVPAEWLALLSREPAGVSFPSTSAPPAIPKWKERSDLLPPGRLAKSGESVAAQRPLASHVAAPGSRLSRHSRGGQPQDAADVRQQPSSPLSFGAQQAPGGRADAQRGGERQPEDVSSEQGSGRGEPRDAAVHANWHSSSQAEPEDEGLFQSGAASEVPRGGSLPEEVFHSAPRHGQAPGKDGGESVSVARAVGSPASQFQANAPYVTVASQESRGGDAVVSEGGLSAAPPDEPQRGSLGRVLQRLSPRTSNAPAHPEVVELAPRLEKDSLAQRGKAESSEFADGDKEGRSSARDSSLLSLFRPTGILESLLPDDFARDVRASVLRKTGQVQEEYLRPGWRSVALALNSLFSREPSAARDTALGSSETYGGPELSDSPADDRDLERRGKQQAGVGARVFANLGLREEFISVLRAVQQVKESLGLDESQSVSPPPSPSQRGKKKVLPPYQVQVRKKMVTVSEWYVRSLGATMNGRRTDDEDALLVHSPLAGFPDARLVGLFDGHAGYEVSRFCATHASSFLGTMTDLSAASFKEACLAMDDAAFRQSVPMLRSGSTGIMVVIEQKWSRAGHLFFRVHAANVGDSRAFLLRRDGSFVALSADHKPNDPDERQRIESAGGHVKKMGNGIWRLDGSLALSRAFGDFRLKQEPSLPADAQRVVAVPDVVQTFAEPGDILFLACDGMFEARGMTWSGVAALLKESLEELRGDLPRVAYKLLDSAFTRGSRDNISLIITRLDEVWSPASTISRFDYDALGKVTVEPAIVNGERVDLRAVDGAAVHPEGEPVQVTLF